CAACCTTGCGCGTGTCTCGGCGCCGCTGTGTGTGACTGCCGCCTCCGGTCTCAACGATCACCTCAACGGTGTCGAGCACCCGGTCCGGTTTGGCATCCGCAGTATCGACGTGGACGCCGAGATCGTGCAGTCACTGGCCAAGTGGAAGCGTGCTGCTCTGGCCGACTACGGCTTCGGCCACGGCGAAGGCCTCTACACCGACATGAACGCCATCCGCCCTGACGAAATCCTGGACAACCTGCACTCCGTGTACGTCGACCAGTGGGACTGGGAGCGCGTCATCGACGCCGGCGAGCGCACCGTTCCGTTCCTTGAGGGGATCGTGCGAGACATCTACGGTGTCCTGCTGCGCACGAGTCGGCTCGTGCACGAGCGCTATCCTTCGGTACCGACTCTGGAACTGCCGGACGAGCTGGTCTTCGTGTCCAGCGAGGACCTGGAGGCCGATGACCCCAACCACACGCCTCAGGAGCGAGTGGACCGCATCTGCCGTGATGCGGGCGCCGTGTTCGTCATCGGTATCGGAGCGCTGCTGCGCAGCGGGTTTCCCCACGACGGGCGCGCAGCTGACTACGATGACTGGTCGACACCCGTGGACGAGACACATCGTGGCCTCAACGGAGACCTGTTCATCTGGAACTCCGTCCTGGGTTGTGCGTTCGAGCTTTCGTCGATGGGCATCCGCGTAGATCCGTCCGCCCTGCTGCGCCAGCTTGAAGCGCGCAGCGAGCTCGCCAGCTGCGACCTCCCATATCACCGCCGCCTGCTTGCGGGCGACCTTCCTCTGACCATCGGTGGTGGCATCGGACAGTCGCGGCTCTGCATGCTTCTTCTGCACACTGCCCACATCGGCGAGGTCCAGTCGGGCATCTGGTCTGGTGCCATGCGGTCCGCCTGTCTCGCTGCAGGGATACCTCTGCTCTAGAACGGATGCGTGAAGCGCTACCCGGCGACGGCGCTCCGCGCAAACTCCTCTGCCCCGGTGAGGTCCGCGGCATCCGGGTGTGTGCGGTTAAAGAGCAGGAACCTTCCCCGGCAGAAGTAGCACTTGTCAGCTACGACGATCCCCTGCCGTGCCAATAGGTCCTTCATGACCCCCACTGCCTTCTCCTTGTGCTCCGGAAAGCCCGTACTGAAC
This portion of the Coprothermobacter sp. genome encodes:
- a CDS encoding aspartate--ammonia ligase; amino-acid sequence: MKIETAQTYISGRLCLPEGYTPSLSLRETEQAIKFIKDTFQSGLAAALNLARVSAPLCVTAASGLNDHLNGVEHPVRFGIRSIDVDAEIVQSLAKWKRAALADYGFGHGEGLYTDMNAIRPDEILDNLHSVYVDQWDWERVIDAGERTVPFLEGIVRDIYGVLLRTSRLVHERYPSVPTLELPDELVFVSSEDLEADDPNHTPQERVDRICRDAGAVFVIGIGALLRSGFPHDGRAADYDDWSTPVDETHRGLNGDLFIWNSVLGCAFELSSMGIRVDPSALLRQLEARSELASCDLPYHRRLLAGDLPLTIGGGIGQSRLCMLLLHTAHIGEVQSGIWSGAMRSACLAAGIPLL